A window of the Bradyrhizobium ottawaense genome harbors these coding sequences:
- a CDS encoding TAXI family TRAP transporter solute-binding subunit, with protein MSAEAPTPQPEMPRRRSRVAKSNRTQIVLFSILTLILTAVTVWGGRTWLRNSETLVFAVGEANGPEARFAAKLAALLKSNSSRLQLKIVPSADNAKALASFDRKEANLAVLRTDAKIPSRARAVAILDHDVLLLLSPGDKKIKTVADLKKKKIAVMADSESSAALVRNILELSDSPDAAARVQLAPPGSTLEKLFASGNGAVVVVAHASQIVKDRSYEQLAKRGGFTLNAIDAAKALARKYPALSEETLTTGMLSGAPAIPDDDLTTIGLEWLLVAQSRLSTTTMSDLARLIYENKADLALSDGFASKIEPVVTDKDAFIAAHAGAAEYINDDTKSFMDRYSDMMYLGAAALSVIGSIFAGIYTKITRVAPEKASELATAILDIGERMEYAKTLDALDELQDELEAILRGAVIGLRDGTISSDGLETFKLGYEFVRDEIGMRRDHLRRHAGQTPALSAPAGQTTTAHDDNVVVVKTAQSA; from the coding sequence ATGAGCGCTGAAGCCCCCACGCCGCAACCGGAAATGCCACGCCGACGTTCGCGGGTGGCGAAGAGCAATCGCACGCAGATCGTGCTGTTTTCGATCCTGACCTTGATCCTGACCGCCGTCACGGTTTGGGGAGGCCGAACCTGGCTGCGGAATTCCGAGACGCTGGTGTTTGCCGTCGGTGAGGCCAACGGCCCCGAGGCGCGCTTCGCGGCCAAACTGGCGGCGCTCTTGAAGAGCAACTCGTCGCGGCTGCAGCTCAAGATCGTGCCGAGCGCCGACAACGCCAAGGCGCTGGCGTCGTTCGACCGCAAGGAAGCCAACCTGGCGGTCCTGCGCACCGACGCAAAAATCCCGTCCCGCGCCCGCGCGGTCGCCATCCTCGACCACGACGTGCTGCTGCTGCTCAGTCCCGGCGACAAGAAGATCAAGACCGTCGCCGACCTGAAGAAAAAGAAGATCGCTGTGATGGCTGACAGCGAGAGCAGCGCCGCCCTCGTCCGCAACATCCTCGAGCTTTCCGACAGCCCCGACGCCGCGGCCCGGGTCCAGTTGGCGCCGCCGGGCTCGACGTTGGAAAAGCTGTTCGCATCGGGCAACGGCGCCGTGGTCGTGGTCGCGCACGCCTCGCAGATCGTGAAGGACCGGAGCTACGAACAATTGGCCAAGCGCGGCGGCTTCACCCTGAACGCGATCGACGCGGCGAAAGCGCTTGCGAGGAAATACCCGGCGCTTTCCGAGGAGACGCTGACGACCGGCATGCTGTCCGGCGCGCCGGCGATCCCCGACGACGATCTCACCACCATCGGGCTGGAATGGCTGCTGGTGGCGCAATCCAGATTGTCGACCACGACCATGAGCGACCTCGCCCGCCTGATCTACGAAAACAAGGCAGATCTGGCGCTGAGCGACGGCTTCGCCAGCAAGATCGAACCTGTTGTGACCGACAAGGATGCCTTCATCGCCGCGCACGCCGGAGCCGCCGAATATATCAACGACGACACCAAGTCGTTCATGGATCGCTATAGCGACATGATGTATCTGGGCGCGGCCGCGCTCAGCGTCATCGGCTCGATCTTTGCCGGCATCTACACCAAGATCACCCGGGTCGCGCCCGAGAAGGCCAGCGAACTCGCAACCGCCATTCTCGATATCGGCGAGCGAATGGAATACGCCAAGACCCTCGACGCGCTTGACGAGCTGCAGGACGAACTCGAGGCGATCCTGCGCGGCGCGGTAATCGGCTTGCGCGACGGCACCATTTCCAGTGACGGACTGGAGACCTTCAAGCTCGGCTATGAATTTGTCCGCGACGAGATCGGTATGCGGCGCGACCATCTGCGGCGGCATGCTGGACAGACTCCTGCTCTCTCGGCGCCTGCCGGTCAGACCACCACAGCGCATGACGACAACGTCGTGGTCGTGAAGACCGCGCAGAGCGCCTAA
- a CDS encoding DUF3307 domain-containing protein: MLLLTVKHIIADFVLQNSWMAIGKDQKTGWALPLLAHCLVHLAVSMALILVVAPRFWFVALIDFAIHITVDRLKGICASSFGVTLEQEHPWFWTLIGVDQALHHLTGFGLSIFMASN, encoded by the coding sequence ATGTTGCTTCTCACGGTGAAGCACATCATCGCCGATTTCGTTCTGCAAAATTCCTGGATGGCGATCGGCAAGGATCAGAAGACCGGCTGGGCATTGCCGCTGCTGGCGCATTGTCTGGTGCACCTGGCGGTGTCGATGGCGCTGATCCTGGTTGTCGCGCCGCGGTTCTGGTTCGTCGCCCTGATCGACTTCGCCATTCACATCACGGTCGACCGCCTCAAGGGCATCTGCGCCTCGTCGTTCGGCGTGACGCTGGAGCAGGAGCACCCGTGGTTCTGGACGCTGATCGGCGTCGATCAGGCGCTGCACCACCTCACCGGATTTGGCCTGTCGATCTTCATGGCGTCGAACTGA
- a CDS encoding GNAT family N-acetyltransferase: MSNPFTISDFTISDLRRRPEFFDTVAERIWQAWWQESDHPLAYISTRLRENVAATPIPFALVAHDGEKFLGTASVITSDLEERPQLTPWVAAVWVEEDARRRGVGAALVNRAAQDCFALGILRAYLCARPLMSGFYEGLGWIVSERKVGRHQMSVFFREAGSAAGPVSSTP, encoded by the coding sequence ATGTCCAACCCCTTCACGATTTCAGACTTCACAATTTCAGATCTGCGCCGGCGCCCGGAATTCTTCGACACGGTCGCCGAGCGGATCTGGCAGGCATGGTGGCAGGAGAGCGACCATCCGCTCGCTTACATCTCGACCCGCCTGCGCGAAAACGTGGCGGCAACGCCGATCCCGTTCGCGCTGGTCGCCCATGACGGCGAGAAATTTCTCGGCACCGCCTCGGTGATCACATCCGATCTCGAGGAACGGCCGCAGTTGACGCCGTGGGTGGCCGCGGTGTGGGTGGAAGAGGACGCGCGACGGCGCGGGGTCGGCGCCGCGCTGGTGAACCGCGCCGCGCAGGATTGCTTCGCGCTCGGTATCTTGCGCGCCTATCTGTGCGCCCGCCCGCTTATGTCAGGTTTTTACGAGGGGCTAGGCTGGATCGTGTCCGAACGGAAGGTCGGCCGTCACCAGATGAGCGTGTTCTTTCGCGAAGCGGGGTCCGCAGCCGGACCGGTCAGTTCGACGCCATGA
- a CDS encoding YkgJ family cysteine cluster protein, which translates to MDHIDNHTGPANDNDSPCQSCGACCSYSENWPRFTTEDDAALDLIPPKFVNDRLSGMRCDGNRCSALSGKIGEATACTIYAVRPEVCRTCMPGDPECAMARKRHGLPVLPA; encoded by the coding sequence ATGGATCACATCGACAATCACACCGGCCCGGCCAACGACAACGACAGTCCCTGCCAGAGCTGCGGCGCCTGCTGCAGCTATTCGGAAAACTGGCCGCGCTTCACCACCGAGGACGATGCGGCGTTGGATCTGATCCCCCCAAAATTCGTCAATGACCGACTGTCGGGCATGCGCTGCGACGGCAACCGCTGCTCGGCACTGTCAGGCAAGATCGGCGAGGCGACGGCATGCACGATCTATGCGGTGCGGCCCGAGGTATGCAGGACCTGCATGCCCGGCGATCCCGAATGCGCGATGGCGCGGAAACGGCATGGATTGCCGGTGCTGCCGGCGTAA
- a CDS encoding helix-turn-helix transcriptional regulator, translating into MRRADRLFQIIQVLRRTRKPLTADAIAAELETSKRTIYRDIATLIEQRVPIRGEAGMGYILEKGFDLPPLMLTPDEIEAAVLGAQWVAGHADPVLARAAQDLMAKIADTVPERLRPFVLEPASRARPVWNREPDRIDMVRTRSNIHEGKKITLSYRDEHGRESERTIWPIAIGYHEAVRILAAWCELRKDFRSFRTDRVVDAVYHDEKYPERRDLLRAKWRRSLVWEAPKDT; encoded by the coding sequence ATGAGACGTGCCGACCGGCTGTTTCAGATCATTCAGGTGCTCCGGCGCACCCGGAAGCCGCTGACGGCGGACGCGATCGCCGCCGAGCTGGAAACCTCGAAGCGGACGATTTACCGCGACATCGCCACCCTGATCGAACAGCGAGTGCCGATCCGCGGCGAAGCCGGCATGGGTTACATCCTGGAGAAGGGGTTCGACCTGCCGCCGCTGATGCTGACCCCCGACGAAATCGAGGCCGCCGTGCTCGGCGCGCAGTGGGTGGCGGGACACGCCGATCCCGTGCTCGCCCGCGCCGCCCAGGACCTGATGGCGAAGATCGCCGACACCGTTCCCGAACGCTTGCGGCCGTTCGTGCTCGAACCCGCCAGCCGCGCCCGTCCGGTCTGGAACAGGGAGCCCGACCGCATCGACATGGTGCGGACGCGGTCGAACATCCACGAAGGCAAGAAGATCACCCTGTCCTACCGCGACGAACATGGCCGCGAGAGCGAGCGCACCATCTGGCCGATTGCGATCGGCTATCACGAGGCGGTGCGGATCCTGGCGGCGTGGTGCGAACTGCGCAAGGATTTCCGCAGTTTCCGCACCGACCGCGTCGTCGACGCGGTATACCACGACGAAAAATATCCGGAGCGGCGCGACCTGTTACGGGCGAAATGGCGCCGAAGCCTGGTCTGGGAAGCGCCCAAAGATACCTGA
- a CDS encoding glutathione S-transferase family protein — protein sequence MITLYGFGAGFGLPEISPFVTKTEVQLKMAGLAYRKEKARPPSSPKGQLPYIVDEAESIADSTFIRAHLEGKYGFDFDAPLSLQARAQAWAFERMIEHHIYWALVGARWVDADNFAKGPAHFFDAVPAHQREKLREDAQFRVAENYLLSGLGRHAPEEDVDLAVRSLFALSVQLGDKPYLMGDTPCGTDATAFGALSGILTPFFESPLRQRTERFANLTAYVDRMMLQYYPEFAWAPLQEAA from the coding sequence ATGATTACCCTTTATGGCTTTGGCGCCGGGTTTGGCCTGCCGGAAATCAGCCCCTTTGTGACCAAGACCGAAGTCCAGCTGAAAATGGCCGGTCTCGCCTATCGCAAGGAGAAGGCGAGGCCGCCGTCCTCTCCCAAGGGGCAACTGCCCTACATCGTCGACGAGGCCGAGAGTATTGCCGATTCCACCTTCATCCGCGCCCATCTCGAGGGCAAATACGGTTTCGATTTCGATGCGCCGCTGTCCCTGCAGGCGCGGGCGCAGGCCTGGGCGTTCGAGCGGATGATCGAACACCATATCTACTGGGCGCTGGTCGGCGCGCGCTGGGTCGATGCCGACAATTTCGCCAAGGGACCGGCGCATTTCTTCGATGCCGTGCCGGCGCATCAGCGCGAAAAACTGCGCGAGGACGCGCAGTTTCGCGTCGCCGAGAATTATTTGCTCAGCGGCCTCGGCCGCCACGCGCCGGAAGAGGACGTCGATCTCGCCGTTCGTTCGCTGTTTGCACTGTCGGTGCAGCTTGGCGACAAGCCGTATTTGATGGGCGATACGCCTTGCGGCACCGACGCCACCGCGTTCGGCGCGCTTTCCGGAATCCTGACGCCGTTTTTCGAGTCGCCGTTGCGGCAGCGGACCGAGCGGTTCGCGAACCTTACCGCCTATGTCGACCGGATGATGCTTCAATACTATCCGGAATTCGCCTGGGCGCCGCTGCAGGAAGCCGCCTGA
- a CDS encoding TetR/AcrR family transcriptional regulator, producing the protein MSLSSKEAILAAARRTAQAHGYSGLNFRDLADQVGIKAASIYHHFPSKAELGAAVAKRYWEDTAAELDSMLAETSDPFRCLQQYPDIFRKSLESDNRMCLCSFMAAEYDDLPDAVKKEVQAFANVNVAWLSKVLSAAAVVGSGESERRARAIFAAVAGAQLMARSRSDIALYDALIDSYRLAGLLPA; encoded by the coding sequence ATGAGTTTAAGTTCCAAGGAAGCCATCTTGGCGGCAGCCAGACGGACCGCGCAGGCGCATGGCTACAGCGGCTTGAATTTCCGCGATCTCGCGGACCAAGTGGGCATCAAGGCCGCGAGCATCTACCACCATTTCCCGAGCAAGGCTGAACTCGGCGCAGCGGTAGCGAAGCGCTATTGGGAGGACACAGCGGCTGAACTCGACTCCATGTTGGCCGAAACCTCGGATCCGTTCCGCTGCCTGCAGCAGTATCCCGATATTTTTCGCAAGTCGCTTGAGAGCGACAATCGCATGTGCCTCTGCAGCTTCATGGCTGCCGAGTATGATGACCTGCCGGACGCGGTGAAGAAGGAGGTCCAGGCCTTTGCCAATGTCAACGTGGCGTGGTTGAGCAAGGTGCTGTCCGCCGCGGCCGTGGTTGGTTCCGGGGAGAGCGAACGGCGGGCTCGCGCTATCTTCGCTGCCGTCGCCGGCGCTCAGCTCATGGCGAGGAGCCGCTCTGATATTGCGCTCTACGACGCGTTGATCGATAGCTATCGCTTGGCGGGCCTCCTGCCTGCATAG
- a CDS encoding amidase, translating into MTKEIIFSDATKLAELIRTKEVSPVEVVHAHLDRIAAVNPKINAIVTLADGALNAAKAAEAAVLAGDELGPLHGVPFTVKDSIDTADVATQRGSPIFKGRVPDVDATSVARMKKAGGILLAKTNLPEFSYWIESDNLLSGRSNNPWDVTRTPGGSSGGESAAIAAGMSPIGLGTDLAISVRGPAAQTGITSMKATHGRVPMTGIWPRAPRRFWHVGPMARSVRDIALAFSQLVGPDGHDAFATSTVQFDAGIGRQPYRQLRVGWMVGPGFGPVDPEVAATVKAAAEALKDTGVFVEQVSIPALERDFPLDVFNRLHVMEMKPAFAEATAGHEDEMYKMAKTMLSLPDTSMKHYIDAEQAVERLRDGYADYFSRYDALITHVLPIPAHKHGVEKFTIDGQTVDATYLQGATVPLNVTGLPGLSMRFGTSKEGLPISVQVIGKWQAESTILHLASLLESISTVRNLHPNL; encoded by the coding sequence GTGACCAAAGAGATCATTTTTTCCGACGCAACCAAGCTGGCCGAACTGATCCGTACCAAGGAGGTCTCGCCGGTCGAGGTCGTGCACGCGCACCTGGATCGCATCGCGGCGGTGAACCCGAAGATCAACGCGATCGTCACGCTCGCGGACGGTGCGCTCAATGCCGCAAAGGCGGCGGAGGCAGCGGTATTGGCGGGCGACGAACTCGGCCCGCTGCACGGTGTCCCTTTCACGGTGAAAGACTCGATCGACACTGCGGACGTGGCGACCCAGCGCGGCTCGCCGATCTTCAAGGGGCGCGTTCCCGACGTCGACGCGACGAGCGTCGCGCGAATGAAGAAGGCTGGCGGCATCCTGCTGGCGAAGACCAACCTTCCCGAATTCTCCTACTGGATCGAGAGTGATAACCTGCTCTCCGGCCGGTCGAACAACCCCTGGGACGTGACCCGCACTCCGGGCGGTTCGAGCGGCGGTGAATCGGCGGCTATCGCGGCTGGGATGTCGCCGATCGGTCTCGGCACCGATCTAGCAATCTCCGTGCGCGGCCCGGCCGCGCAAACCGGCATCACGTCAATGAAGGCGACCCATGGCCGCGTGCCCATGACCGGCATCTGGCCGCGCGCGCCGCGCCGCTTCTGGCATGTCGGGCCGATGGCGCGCTCGGTTCGCGACATCGCGCTCGCCTTCTCGCAACTGGTCGGGCCTGACGGCCATGACGCGTTTGCCACCAGCACCGTCCAATTCGATGCGGGCATCGGCCGCCAGCCCTACCGCCAGCTCCGGGTGGGCTGGATGGTCGGACCCGGCTTCGGGCCCGTCGATCCCGAGGTGGCGGCGACCGTCAAGGCCGCGGCCGAGGCGCTGAAGGACACCGGCGTATTTGTCGAGCAGGTAAGCATCCCGGCCCTGGAGCGCGATTTCCCTCTCGACGTGTTCAACCGCCTCCATGTGATGGAGATGAAGCCCGCGTTCGCCGAGGCGACGGCCGGCCATGAGGACGAAATGTACAAGATGGCGAAGACCATGCTCTCGCTGCCTGACACGTCGATGAAGCACTATATCGACGCCGAGCAGGCGGTCGAGCGGCTGCGTGACGGCTATGCCGACTACTTCTCGCGCTACGACGCGCTGATTACCCACGTGCTGCCGATCCCGGCCCACAAGCATGGCGTCGAGAAGTTCACCATCGACGGCCAGACCGTGGACGCCACCTACCTCCAGGGCGCGACCGTGCCGCTTAACGTCACCGGCTTGCCCGGCCTGTCGATGCGGTTCGGTACGAGCAAGGAAGGGCTGCCGATTAGCGTGCAGGTCATCGGCAAGTGGCAGGCGGAGTCCACGATCCTGCACCTGGCTTCGCTGCTCGAAAGCATCAGCACCGTGCGGAACCTGCATCCGAACCTCTGA
- a CDS encoding pyridoxamine 5'-phosphate oxidase family protein, with translation MSDVHTSSQETFSSDVAFTPAVKAIQGRKGSREAYADVEQSGGWRTEIDEKLAGFLGETNSFYFATASADGQPYMQHRGGPKGFIKILDKNTIAFADYSGNRQYITQGNLSENPKAHIFVMDYAHRRRVKIWGEACVVDDDPALTKSLMPQGYKARPEQVILFRISAWDTNCPQHIPQKFDAADVAQALAVRDGRIAELEAELAALKGQSAPASQSVDS, from the coding sequence ATGTCAGACGTTCACACTTCTTCCCAAGAAACATTTTCCAGCGACGTCGCCTTCACCCCGGCCGTGAAAGCGATACAGGGCCGCAAAGGTTCGCGCGAGGCATACGCTGATGTCGAGCAGAGCGGTGGCTGGCGCACCGAGATCGATGAAAAGCTCGCGGGCTTCCTGGGCGAGACCAACAGCTTCTATTTCGCCACCGCCAGTGCAGACGGCCAGCCTTACATGCAGCACCGTGGCGGCCCGAAAGGTTTCATCAAGATCCTGGACAAGAACACGATTGCCTTTGCCGACTACAGCGGCAACCGGCAATACATCACCCAAGGCAATCTCTCGGAGAATCCGAAGGCGCATATCTTCGTGATGGACTATGCGCACCGCCGGCGCGTCAAGATCTGGGGCGAGGCCTGCGTGGTCGACGACGATCCGGCGCTGACGAAATCGCTGATGCCGCAAGGCTACAAGGCGCGGCCCGAGCAGGTCATCCTGTTCAGGATTTCGGCGTGGGACACCAACTGCCCGCAGCACATCCCGCAAAAGTTCGATGCCGCCGACGTGGCACAGGCGCTGGCCGTGCGCGACGGCAGAATTGCCGAACTGGAGGCCGAGCTGGCCGCATTGAAGGGACAGTCGGCGCCAGCGAGCCAGAGCGTGGACTCATGA
- a CDS encoding LysR family transcriptional regulator, with the protein MDRIDAMQAFVAVADLQGFAPAARKLGMSPSGLTRLIAALEERLGARLLQRTTRSVTLTDVGARYLERARRILADVEEAERAAEGERTKPGGRLVVSAPLGFGRLHVSPVVSAYLTRYPDVSADLRLSDRMVNLVEDGVDLAVRIGHLPDSTLVARQVGEMRRIVVASRDYLKRRGEPKTPQEIAAHDTIQFGAMTAGPDWRFVEDGHEIRIGVTPRFSSNSADAAIHYAEQGGGLTRVMAYQAAESLRAKRLRIVLEKFELPALPIHIVYPTSRLLSAKVRTFIDLVAETVDWYFG; encoded by the coding sequence ATGGACCGGATCGACGCGATGCAGGCCTTCGTGGCCGTCGCCGACCTGCAGGGGTTTGCTCCCGCGGCGCGCAAACTTGGCATGTCCCCTTCCGGCCTGACGCGGCTGATTGCGGCGCTGGAGGAGCGTCTCGGTGCGCGGCTGTTGCAGCGAACGACACGATCGGTGACGTTGACCGACGTCGGCGCCCGCTATCTGGAACGTGCCCGCCGGATTTTAGCCGATGTCGAGGAGGCCGAACGCGCCGCCGAGGGCGAACGGACGAAGCCTGGCGGACGGCTGGTGGTTTCGGCGCCGCTCGGGTTCGGTCGCCTGCACGTCAGCCCGGTCGTGTCGGCCTACCTAACGCGCTATCCGGATGTCTCGGCCGACCTGCGGCTGTCGGATCGCATGGTCAATCTGGTGGAAGACGGCGTCGATCTCGCCGTCCGGATCGGCCATCTCCCGGATTCCACGCTTGTCGCGCGTCAGGTCGGCGAGATGCGGCGGATCGTCGTTGCCTCCAGGGATTATCTCAAACGGCGCGGCGAGCCGAAGACGCCGCAGGAGATTGCGGCCCACGACACAATCCAGTTCGGGGCCATGACGGCAGGCCCGGACTGGCGCTTCGTCGAGGACGGTCACGAGATCCGCATCGGCGTTACGCCGCGCTTTTCAAGCAACAGCGCCGATGCCGCGATCCATTATGCCGAGCAGGGCGGCGGGTTGACCCGGGTGATGGCCTATCAGGCGGCCGAATCGCTCAGAGCCAAGCGGCTCAGAATCGTGCTGGAGAAGTTCGAGCTGCCGGCGCTGCCGATCCACATCGTTTATCCAACCTCGCGGCTGCTGTCGGCCAAGGTCCGCACCTTCATCGATCTCGTGGCCGAGACGGTCGACTGGTATTTCGGCTAA
- a CDS encoding PaaI family thioesterase, which yields MTTTDVPEGFEPHFRQSPLTDPWEPLYSRKTDKAVVIALRLAKPHTNGRGLIHGGLIAALSDNAMGYSCAQAMGWTTSLVTISLAVDFIGTANVGQWLAVETEVIKTGSTICFAQSLIKADDIVIARANGTFRVVPKKAPVL from the coding sequence ATGACCACAACCGACGTTCCTGAAGGCTTTGAGCCGCACTTCCGGCAAAGCCCGCTCACCGATCCCTGGGAGCCGCTTTATTCCAGGAAGACCGACAAGGCGGTGGTGATCGCCCTGCGGCTGGCCAAACCGCACACCAACGGCCGCGGCCTGATTCACGGCGGGCTGATCGCCGCCCTTTCCGACAATGCAATGGGCTATAGCTGCGCACAGGCGATGGGCTGGACCACTTCGCTGGTAACGATCTCGCTCGCGGTCGATTTCATCGGCACGGCCAATGTCGGACAATGGCTGGCGGTGGAAACCGAGGTGATCAAGACCGGCAGCACGATCTGCTTTGCACAGAGCCTGATCAAAGCCGATGACATCGTCATTGCACGCGCCAATGGAACATTTCGCGTGGTGCCGAAGAAGGCACCCGTTCTCTAG
- the pobA gene encoding 4-hydroxybenzoate 3-monooxygenase translates to MRTKVAIIGAGPAGLLLGQLLHLYGIDNLIVERQTPEYVLGRIRAGLLEEGTVALLDEVGAGARAHREGLIHHGVELAFGGARHRIDMHAATGKTVMIYGQTEVTLDLMNARKAAGLTTVYQAADVKPHDFDTDRPRVSYVKDGVTHEIECDFIAGCDGFHGVSRASVKPPAIGTYERIYPFGWLGILSETPPVSHELIYNNHARGFALCTMRSTHRSRYYLQCPLDDDIAQWPDDRFWDELKRRLDQKAVDELVTGPSIEKSIAPLRSFVAEPMRFGRMFLAGDASHIVPPTGAKGLNLAASDVHYLSQAFREFYDEKSSAGIDGYSVKALARVWKAVRFSWWMTSMLHKFPDEGEFGARIQLAELDYLVSSKAASASLSENYVGLPF, encoded by the coding sequence GTGCGCACGAAAGTAGCCATCATAGGGGCAGGTCCGGCTGGATTGTTGCTAGGGCAACTTCTTCATCTCTACGGCATCGACAACCTCATTGTCGAGCGCCAGACGCCGGAATACGTGCTCGGCCGCATCCGCGCCGGCCTGCTCGAGGAAGGCACCGTGGCGCTGCTCGACGAGGTCGGCGCCGGCGCGCGCGCCCACCGCGAGGGGCTGATCCACCATGGCGTGGAGCTCGCCTTCGGCGGCGCGCGGCACCGCATCGACATGCATGCCGCGACCGGCAAGACCGTGATGATTTACGGCCAGACCGAAGTGACGCTCGACCTGATGAACGCCCGCAAGGCGGCTGGCCTCACCACGGTCTACCAGGCCGCCGACGTCAAACCGCATGATTTCGACACCGACCGTCCGCGCGTCAGTTACGTCAAGGACGGCGTTACCCACGAGATCGAATGCGACTTCATCGCCGGTTGCGACGGTTTTCACGGCGTCAGCCGCGCCAGCGTCAAACCGCCGGCGATCGGGACCTACGAACGTATCTATCCGTTCGGCTGGCTCGGAATCCTGTCGGAGACGCCCCCGGTCAGCCATGAGCTGATCTACAACAACCACGCGCGGGGATTTGCGCTGTGCACGATGCGCTCGACCCATCGCAGCCGCTACTACCTGCAGTGCCCGCTCGACGACGACATCGCGCAGTGGCCGGACGACCGGTTCTGGGACGAACTGAAGCGCCGGCTGGACCAGAAGGCGGTCGACGAACTCGTCACCGGCCCCTCGATCGAAAAGAGCATCGCGCCGCTGCGCAGCTTCGTCGCCGAGCCGATGCGGTTCGGCCGGATGTTCCTGGCCGGCGACGCCTCTCACATCGTGCCGCCGACGGGCGCCAAGGGATTAAATCTCGCGGCCAGCGACGTGCATTACCTCTCGCAGGCGTTCCGGGAATTTTATGACGAGAAGTCCTCTGCCGGCATCGACGGCTATTCGGTCAAGGCGCTGGCGCGGGTGTGGAAAGCGGTGCGGTTTTCGTGGTGGATGACCTCGATGCTGCACAAGTTCCCCGACGAGGGCGAATTCGGCGCGCGCATCCAGCTTGCCGAGCTGGATTATCTCGTCAGCTCGAAAGCCGCGTCCGCGTCGCTGTCGGAGAATTACGTCGGGCTGCCGTTTTAG
- a CDS encoding TRAP transporter substrate-binding protein: MRKAILALLLAASVTPALAQEKTFELKLSHWVPASHPLQKALEDWGAAVEKESGGTIKSKVYPAQQLGKAFDHYDMARDGIADVTYVNPGYQPGRFPIIGAGELPFLMSDAKGGSMALDAWYRKYAEKEMKDVKFCLAFIHSPSSFHSRLKKVMVPDDVKGMKVRPAHATMATFITQLGGTNVQSSAPEVRDIIERGVADAVTFPWGSLVLFGIDKVTKYHMDAPLYVTTFAFVMNKDKYNQMSDRQKKAIDDNCNTEAAGRVGEPWGKFEDAGIDKVKAEEGHEVYKLTPEQTALWKKASEPLVKTWGEGVKKTGVDPDAAMAELRAALTKYNALAQ; encoded by the coding sequence ATGAGGAAAGCGATTTTGGCGTTGCTGCTCGCCGCCAGTGTGACGCCTGCGTTGGCGCAGGAAAAGACCTTCGAGCTGAAGCTTTCGCACTGGGTGCCGGCGTCGCATCCGCTGCAAAAGGCGCTGGAGGATTGGGGCGCGGCGGTCGAAAAGGAATCCGGCGGCACGATCAAGTCCAAGGTTTACCCGGCCCAGCAGCTCGGCAAGGCCTTCGACCATTACGACATGGCCCGCGACGGCATCGCCGACGTCACTTACGTCAATCCCGGCTATCAGCCCGGCCGCTTTCCGATCATCGGCGCCGGCGAATTGCCGTTCCTGATGTCCGATGCCAAGGGCGGTTCGATGGCGCTCGATGCCTGGTATCGCAAATATGCCGAGAAGGAGATGAAAGACGTCAAGTTCTGCCTCGCCTTCATCCATTCGCCGTCGTCGTTTCACTCGCGGCTGAAAAAGGTGATGGTGCCGGATGACGTCAAGGGCATGAAGGTGCGCCCGGCGCACGCCACCATGGCAACCTTCATCACCCAGCTCGGCGGCACCAACGTGCAGTCCTCGGCGCCCGAGGTCCGTGACATCATCGAGCGCGGCGTCGCCGATGCCGTCACCTTCCCGTGGGGATCGCTGGTGCTGTTCGGCATCGACAAGGTGACGAAGTATCACATGGACGCGCCGCTCTATGTCACGACGTTCGCCTTCGTGATGAACAAGGACAAATACAACCAGATGTCCGACCGCCAGAAAAAGGCGATCGACGACAATTGCAACACCGAGGCTGCCGGCCGCGTCGGCGAACCCTGGGGCAAGTTCGAGGACGCTGGCATCGACAAGGTGAAGGCCGAGGAAGGCCACGAAGTCTACAAGCTGACGCCAGAGCAGACGGCGTTGTGGAAGAAGGCGTCCGAGCCGCTGGTCAAGACCTGGGGCGAGGGCGTCAAGAAGACCGGCGTCGATCCGGACGCGGCGATGGCCGAACTGCGCGCCGCGCTGACCAAATACAACGCGCTGGCGCAGTAA